The Miscanthus floridulus cultivar M001 chromosome 7, ASM1932011v1, whole genome shotgun sequence genome includes a region encoding these proteins:
- the LOC136468058 gene encoding AT-hook motif nuclear-localized protein 9-like: MDGRESTVASGPNFSSFYAQHRGIGAPGVPGHSAGLHGPPPGGYRQHLDAVSAGYAFQTPHVGGPHIGQGYHHVEASHHVAQHSVGGGGMDIGMGAAVSADVKGDQGSGPGQDEQVKKKRGRPRKYKPDGAVTLGLSPSSSSTPHSSSPGMGTMVCTTPGSGFGSVGSGGSGSGAPSEKRGRGRPPGSGKMQQLASLGKWFLGSVGTGFTPHVIIIQPGEDVAARIMAFSQQGPRAVCIISATGAVSTATLHQDSDSGGVVTYEGRFEILCLSGSYLVLDDGGTRTRSGGLCIALCGPDHRVIGGSVGGVLTAAGTVQVIVGSFMYGGSKKNKAKAEADMEPEEANAGNEEVAPAMALAEHSSMAPPAMSSGWASGMMRQMDSRTPNIDINSIRE; this comes from the exons ATGGACGGGAGGGAGTCCACGGTGGCGTCGGGGCCCAACTTCTCGTCGTTCTACGCGCAGCACCGGGGCATCGGGGCGCCTGGTGTCCCCGGCCACTCGGCGGGGCTCCACGGCCCGCCTCCCGGCGGGTACAGGCAGCATCTTGATGCTGTCTCTGCGGGCTACGCATTCCAGACCCCGCATGTTGGGGGTCCCCACATTGGGCAGGGgtaccaccatgtcgaggcctcaCATCATGTGGCGCAGCACAGCGTCGGTGGCGGTGGTATGGACATTGGCATGGGTGCGGCCGTGAGCGCCGATGTTAAGGGGGATCAGGGGAGTGGGCCTGGCCAGGATGAGCAGGTGAAGAAGAAGCGGGGTAGGCCAAGGAAGTATAAGCCTGATGGGGCGGTGACTCTCGGGTTATCACCCTCTTCGTCATCGACGCCTCACTCGTCCAGCCCGGGGATGGGAACCATGGTTTGCACCACTCCAGGTTCTGGATTTGGGTCGGTGGGATCAGGGGGTTCAGGTTCGGGTGCGCCATCAGAGAAACGTGGCAGGGGGCGGCCACCTGGCTCTGGAAAGATGCAACAGTTGGCTTCGCTTG GAAAGTGGTTTCTTGGCTCTGTTGGAACAGGTTTTACTCCTCATGTGATTATTATTCAACCAGGAGAG GACGTTGCTGCCAGAATAATGGCCTTCTCACAACAAGGCCCAAGGGCAGTGTGCATCATCTCAGCAACTGGAGCTGTTTCTACAGCAACCCTTCATCAGGATTCAGACTCTGGGGGAGTGGTTACATACGAG GGTCGATTTGAGATCTTGTGCCTTTCTGGGTCGTACTTGGTGCTAGATGATGGTGGCACACGGACCCGGAGCGGAGGGCTTTGCATAGCTTTGTGTGGTCCTGACCACAGAGTTATTGGTGGGAGTGTAGGTGGAGTCCTGACAGCAGCTGGAACAGTTCAG GTGATAGTGGGGAGCTTCATGTACGGAGGTTCAAAGAAGAACAAGGCGAAAGCCGAGGCGGACATGGAGCCCGAGGAGGCGAATGCCGGCAACGAAGAGGTGGCCCCTGCGATGGCACTTGCAGAGCACAGCAGCATGGCCCCTCCTGCGATGAGCAGCGGGTGGGCATCGGGCATGATGCGGCAGATGGACTCGAGAACTCCCAACATCGATATCAACTCGATCCGCGAGTAG
- the LOC136468051 gene encoding uncharacterized protein — MSKKNNLAKRKKQYEFDLQREKEAKEKQAKKLQAKKSKMKIDGGEKKRKGCQFKVGKKKVKTKLSALAKAKAAQAMEVDK, encoded by the exons ATGTCGAAGAAGAACAACCTCGCCAAGAGGAAGAAGCAGTACGAGTTCGACCTCCAGA GGGAGAAGGAGGCCAAGGAGAAGCAGGCCAAGAAGCTGCAAGCCAAGAAATCCAAGATGAAG ATAGATGGCGGTGAAAAGAAACGTAAGGGTTGTCAGTTTAAGGTTGGGAAGAAAAAGGTGAAGACGAAACTTTCAGCCTTAGCAAAAGCCAAAGCCGCTCAAGCCATGGAGGTCGACAAATGA
- the LOC136468050 gene encoding remorin-like isoform X1 has translation MESKEAMVVAPAAGAGEAKNGDGPPVPVDKAGAAPADRDAVLAKVELDRKLSMVKAWEESEKSKAENRAQKKMSAIMSWENTKKAAVEAKLRTREEKLEKKKAEYAEKMRNQVAAIHKAAEEKRASVEATRREAILKYEDMAAKHRSKGTTPATKFLGCF, from the exons ATGGAGTCCAAGGAGGCGATGGTGGTGGCGCCGGCGGCCGGTGCCGGAGAAGCCAAGA ATGGAGATGGTCCTCCAGTGCCAGTCGACAAAGCTGGAGCTGCCCCGGCTGACAGAG ATGCCGTGCTTGCAAAGGTGGAACTGGACAGGAAGCTGTCGATGGTCAAGGCGTGGGAGGAAAGCGAGAAGAGCAAAGCCGAGAACAG GGCCCAGAAGAAGATGTCGGCCATCATGTCGTGGGAGAACACGAAGAAGGCGGCCGTGGAAGCAAAGCTGCGAACCAGAGAG GAGAAGCTGGAGAAGAAGAAGGCGGAGTACGCGGAGAAGATGAGGAACCAGGTGGCAGCCATCCACAAGGCGGCGGAAGAGAAGCGCGCGTCGGTGGAGGCGACGCGGCGCGAGGCCATCCTCAAGTACGAGGACATGGCGGCCAAGCACCGGTCCAAAGGGACTACCCCGGCCACCAAATTCCTCGGCTGCTTCTAG
- the LOC136468050 gene encoding remorin-like isoform X2, producing the protein MESKEAMVVAPAAGAGEAKNAVLAKVELDRKLSMVKAWEESEKSKAENRAQKKMSAIMSWENTKKAAVEAKLRTREEKLEKKKAEYAEKMRNQVAAIHKAAEEKRASVEATRREAILKYEDMAAKHRSKGTTPATKFLGCF; encoded by the exons ATGGAGTCCAAGGAGGCGATGGTGGTGGCGCCGGCGGCCGGTGCCGGAGAAGCCAAGA ATGCCGTGCTTGCAAAGGTGGAACTGGACAGGAAGCTGTCGATGGTCAAGGCGTGGGAGGAAAGCGAGAAGAGCAAAGCCGAGAACAG GGCCCAGAAGAAGATGTCGGCCATCATGTCGTGGGAGAACACGAAGAAGGCGGCCGTGGAAGCAAAGCTGCGAACCAGAGAG GAGAAGCTGGAGAAGAAGAAGGCGGAGTACGCGGAGAAGATGAGGAACCAGGTGGCAGCCATCCACAAGGCGGCGGAAGAGAAGCGCGCGTCGGTGGAGGCGACGCGGCGCGAGGCCATCCTCAAGTACGAGGACATGGCGGCCAAGCACCGGTCCAAAGGGACTACCCCGGCCACCAAATTCCTCGGCTGCTTCTAG
- the LOC136464878 gene encoding uncharacterized protein, producing the protein MAKPSAAIHTPRPSALRSSSSSTSSCSATRSSVGSTSSSAAASAASNKLPVAAATHRDSASNAKVVAKCLVYDDDYFTLPSAAAPAPDAVPEDGLASQGDDLAPLPNPDVVSGETSSTSVVSAAVDDALTASADSCVTEVLARADSATNTEADAALPEDISHALAELRDAGGLSPRSKRLLTALAEAAALELDAPAAAAATTARRLRLRRAGFWGKVRVAVLAATLAAVAVADVALAAYLYARRANEWYGHALLPPT; encoded by the exons ATGGCGAAACCCTCCGCCGCCATCCACACCCCGCGCCCCTCCGCGCTCCGCTCTTCATCCTCCTCCACTTCCTCTTGCTCCGCCACTCGTAGCTCCGTCGGATCAACCTCCTCGTCGGCAGCCGCCTCCGCCGCGTCGAACAAGCTCCCTGTCGCCGCCGCCACCCACCGTGACTCCGCCTCGAACGCCAAG GTGGTGGCCAAGTGCCTGGTCTACGACGACGACTACTTCACCCtcccctccgccgccgcacccgcgcCGGACGCCGTTCCAGAGGACGGGCTTGCCTCGCAGGGGGACGACCTGGCCCCGCTCCCGAACCCCGACGTTGTCTCCGGCgaaacctcctccacctccgtcgTCTCCGCTGCTGTCGATGACGCGCTGACTGCTTCCGCCGACTCCTGCGTCACCGAG GTGCTAGCGCGCGCGGACTCCGCCACCAACACCGAGGCCGACGCGGCGCTCCCGGAGGACATCAGCCACGCGTTGGCCGAGCTGCGCGACGCCGGCGGGCTCAGCCCGCGGTCGAAGCGGCTCCTGACCGCGCTCGCCGAGGCCGCAGCCCTGGAGCTGGACGCccccgcggcggccgccgccaccaccgcccggCGCCTGCGGCTGCGCCGCGCCGGCTTCTGGGGCAAGGTGCGCGTGGCGGTGCTCGCGGCGACGCTCGCCGCCGTGGCCGTCGCCGACGTCGCGCTCGCCGCCTACCTCTACGCGCGCCGCGCCAACGAGTGGTACGGCCACGCCCTGCTGCCCCCCACCTGA